In Glycine soja cultivar W05 chromosome 10, ASM419377v2, whole genome shotgun sequence, the genomic stretch CACGGATACAAGGCCCTGTTCTGTCAATGCTACATTTGGTTCTAACCCAAACGGGTCAGAGGGAAACACCCTCAACTCCCTCAGATCCTTACACGATGCAGCAATCACTTCAAGACCAGCATCTTCTATGTAATCCAGCACCTGTTCCACAAATAATATCTTTTTGATCAGCACTGCTAAGCAAACCAGTGAACAAAGATTAAAACATAAACATGTGACATACCATATAAACGAAAAACATTACATAAATCAGACATACCCATAAACGCTGCAAACTCTCACATTGACCAACAAGCTTGATAAGATCGGGGCTTTGAATAGTTGCATAACTCAAGTTCAGTGATGTCAGGTTGGAGCAGATGGGATAGACAGCTGGAAGGTAGGATGGGAGAACGTCCCAAAATCCAGACAAGCCCTTCAATTGCTTGCACCCAGAAAATGCCTCCGCCAGGTTTGTGAAGACCTCCGGTCGCATCTCAGTCGTGTAGGTTCCCGTGCCTAACTCAACCAATTGAGGAGCTCCGCGAAGAAGGTTGGCAAGCCTGTCTAGCGGCACAGCACGGTTGAGGCGGAGAGTCTGCAGGTTGGGACACCTACTAACAAGGCGCTCTAGGGCAGACAAATTCACCTCATTGCCTAAGCAAGAAATGTTAAGGGAAACCAACGATGTGTATGAATCAGGAAAATGGCTCAGCCAATGCCCACAAATGTCGTCCACCTCACTCTCCCGCAACTCCAACTCCCTCAAATTCCTACAATTCATTACCCATACAAGGGATTTATCAATAACATGTTCAGAAACCCAAAAATTCTTCAGTCTCGTAATCCAAATAAAGAATGCAGTAAGCCGAACTACGCTGAGCCAAAATTATTATAACACAATAGTCATTGTCATATTAATTAACAATGGCCCGGTATTGCCAcattaaaatgcaaaaaaaaaaaaaaggaaatttaacaGCTTTATCCTTTTCACCAAAACTTCCCActataaaaatcttatttttttagaaattcaaataagaccctatatttgaaattttatgcatGAGTCCTTATAATTTCCAAATATTATTTAGCTGGATCcttatttaactttttcttcccAAAAAGTACAGGACCAGAAAAAAAGGTAATTAATCTAATTAACATTTCAATCTGAAAGGgggaaagaaataaacaaaagaatGAGTGGTGAAACCTGCAATTGGCGGCAATGGCAGCAAGTCCGTCAGTGGTGAAACCCTCGCAAGAGGTGAGAACCAAGACTTGGAAGTTCTTAAACGATTTGGCGATGAGTTCCAAGCATTCGTCGGAGATAACCATCCTCTTGAGCCTGATCTCCTGAAGCCAGGGGTAGGCAGCGGCCATGGCCTTGATCCAAGGGCCCACATAAGCGCCCCAACCCTCGGGGACCAAATTGAAGTCGGCGAAGTGCGGCTTCCCCTTGATGGCGATGGATCTAACCTTGGGGAAGCGGTTGACGACGGTGGCCGGAGAGACGGCGTAGCAGTTTCCGACGAAGACTCTCCGGCGACACCAGCGCTCGATCTCGTACCAGGACTTGCAGACGAGGGAGATCGAGCCTCGGTCCTTGTCGCACTCGATGAAGGAGAACACGTGCTCCAGCACCTCCTCGGGGAAGGAGTAATTTACTCTCGGCCGCATGTCCAATGGAATACAACAACCCTACCAAAAACGCTGTCGTTTTACGAATGAAGCAGTAGTGAAAGCTCGCAGTATAGAAAGTAACTAGATCTGAGAAGACGGCATTGGAAGAGCGAGGAGAGGAGAGGAGGTAGTGTCTGTGTTGTTGAAGTTGTTGAAGAGGAGGATAAGGAGTTTGTGATGTAGCGGGTAAGGTTAGAAAGTAACTAGGGTTAAATAGGTGGGGTGGAGAGGAAGAAACACGTGGACGTGGGTGAGTTGGAGACGAGATTTTATGGGGTGTTATCATGCCTACCGTAATGGGTGTGGAAGGGAATCTCATGATTTCCGTTGCATGGCTTCATCTCCAGACTCCATAGATGCACGTGGGGACCACATTTTCACCCACACATcaaaattcaattcaaaataaaaatactacttttttaatatttattctcCTGGAAGTCTACATACACTCTTTTCCATGTGTTCCATTCAATTTCTACATGtatgattcaattttttttatttttttttataatttgcatgCGTATGTGAGGTAAATTTTTGTATGTGTATTCAAATTTGGAAAATAGTAAGGTAATGTatgtatatttttccttttgtttagcattcttctaaaaaaattaaatagaaacaTTTCTTccacttaattaaaatttatgagttggttggatacaaaaaaaatgtccaACTGTTGGTATGAAAGATGTAAAAAAAGAATTCGATTAAAAGGTTTTTATCTGATACTTTTACATCGTTTGATATTAATAtgagcttcttctttttttttttgttacaatacTAAAATTATTCCTTCTAACAATACATTTATAATTCTTCTAACCTAAGGTCGGATTAATATTGATGGAGGAATTTGGGTAGTTTATGTAAAGAATTAGATTCTAATTTTGTTGCcaattgtatataaaaaatatttataattcttaAGAAAATGCATTTGTAATGCTTAAATAGTTGGCGTTAACTATTTAACTCGGTTAGCAAATATTATTACTCGAACTATTTCTAAAATTATgtgattgaaatttataaatgaaaatatatgaaagactaattatatatttatatttaaaataaattataaaaaagtgaCGTGAGAGAATGaggaaatagtaaattaaaatattctcatgtttaataaatactatatttaatatatggcttgatatatatattatttgttattttttatacaacaaCCAACAAGATAAGAAAAGCAATGAGAAAATGGGATTCCTGGGACAATTAATTACTCCTGTTTGTAaagatgagataaaaaaaaattgcgggACTTCTAAGTTCTAAAACAAAATTCCCTAcccaaaaaaatagtttaaagatgagaataattaaattatatatgtatatcattattattattttaattatactttaacataattacgtttttttttcatttttctatgcatttaaataataaaacttaattttgaaattttactatcgtaatttattttttcatccaaaatGAAAGGTATGTTTTTCTTTGCATCCAAATGATGCCAAGTGAGGTAAAGTCCGGAAATCATGACATCATAGCCGTCCAATCATATGTAACTTTACATTCTAACAGTGagatgtttattatttttacgaTAAATTCTCACTTAGGAAATACAAAAAACTCAAGTACTCaccattacattttttattttcctcctTTTATCACGTTAcatcattcattcattctttttatctctctctctctctctctctctccgaaACACAGTTAAATGGAACTCAATTAATCACAGAAGCGCCGACGTGGCCCACTTTTTTAATGACGCTAGCATCTACTCTAATGATCGATTCCATTATTCATCTTATCTTATGGATGGTACGAGTATGAAAGAGCCAGCTATCATACACAAGTGTTGCTGTTCCTCTTCAAATCTACTACCATCAATTTAACACTCCTATCAGTCCTATGTTTCCAAATTATTTCCGTCCTTAATCAACCAAATAAATGCAAAAATAATCATCCAAACCTtcctctttctatttttttatcaccattttttattttctgaattagAAGTATTTCACATACAATTGTTAATGTATATCTTTTTTACATTTAACAGGGAAAAAATGAGAGTGTACgtcccttttttcttctttttttattattatgtatataaCTACTAATAGTCAACATTGCAAACTATATACCGAATAATTGATGTGATCTTAACATGTGGATACTAATTATCCATAAATTAAGAAACCTATTTGAAAcggtctaaaattaaaaaaaataaaaaataaattgaaaaagtaaTATCATAATCTTAAAAGATTCATAAATTAAGCatgattagttaaaaaataaaataatttttttttataaaaacataaagttTCAAACAAGAACCAAAAGAGATATTTTGTTAACTTTGtttaatcttaaattttatcaaaaactatcaacaaagaatgtaaagagtttatttatttactaataaTCCTAAATTAGGCCCAtgacataataattaatataataattaaaagatgtgaaaataagaataaaagatCGTGACAGTCTATTCAAAGTCTAAAAATACGctcaatatataattaaaaaataaaattctaaaaattaactaaaatttatgagttttatttttttttcctccataaaaaaatttaatctccAAGTTCTTAGTTCTTATTGAAGTCTCTTATCCCTTTACCGTTCATTCATATTGAGTCCACCCAAGTTaaactctctttttttataatcttttatCAACATACAattcaaaaaaatgtttttaaaatttaatttttttttgtcataacaTTAATACTAACCTTTGATTCTATTGGTCATTTTATCTCAATAGTGTGGTATTATTATAGCAATAAATATTAACCCTTAACCATGATGACAAGTAATTCTCTTAAAGGTCTTAGATTGGCATAGGTGGCGATAAACAATGACCCATGCAAGTAGAAAAAAACAAGGTTAGCAAGCCAATAATTGATTAGCCTTTTTTtcaaagataaataaagtagaaattaggatatatttttaaattactaataaaaatacataaacggaaaacaaaaattaaaaaaaaacatcaaacgCACATAACTCCTTTAGCTAGCGTAGAATTGTACTGTATGTAAATTTATGCTGTCTCTTAGTTATACATTATTGTATTACTTAACAAATTTGGTAAATCATTGTTAAgattataaaataatgtaatattatattatgaaataataatataattttttttattatatgcaCAAATTAAATTCTAAAGAATTAAAACGTCGgtcaacaaaataaatgttgtgtactttatagtttatatagTTTATAAGAGCATCCATGGCCACTAAGTTTATtgattattaagaaaaattgatataaaaatttaaattaattttaaattcaaggagcagacttttaaaaatattaggatAGATCTTATAAAAGTTATGTTCGATAACCAAATAAGATTTATAATTTAAGtttatgcagtaaaaaaaattaagtttataaaaaaaacttatttaagaaaaaattcacttaacataagttattttcatccttaacaaaacatatttaattatttatactcgTTATTTGTTTTGAGGTGAATAGAGAGATAGAAGATACAAGGGGGAAAAAGGAAATAgaatagaaatattaattttttttttatagtttcttTAAGACACATAAGAAATGGAGAGCTTTCTTATGAGACAATTCCCTCTCactaaattatcataaaatcagGAGATAATAtctcctttttttaattttcttaaaaaattaatattatataacataaaaaaataatgaatttgacGTTACAATGGAGTAAAAATTTCAACATTTTTggattaaatatacttttttaataagttcaaaaatatctttatacAACTTATTAATTTCCTTTCATTATCTCTTTCACTTATCCAaacaagtgaaaaaataattcttcacttttttttttattcattcaaacaacacatcttcatttctcattatttaacttatatttttttttttcgatttctttctctctcttttttcatttatatattttaaacgcAGCATCAGTGATAAAATTAGTACTACTATATCGAAAATGGCAAACGACTCAATTGACCTTCATGCCTCTTCCACCTGGAAATTTGTATCATGGCGTGGtacatacattattattatatgagaaCCAACGTTATAAATACAGCTGTATATATGCCTGTATCCGAAGACATACAGAAATAAATAGACAATATTAtcggaaaatatttttaaatatccaGAGGTAGAGAGATCAGAAACAATATTATATcgtaactaaaaatatttagtgCACATACATGCTTTAATGTGTTTATTATcatcttaatttaattattttatataacctATCGAAATTATTAGTttaataaattaccaaaagaaaagtgtatattttaaataaaatgagttgaataagaatgaaaataaataaataaataagaaagatcATGAATATTTTCACACtaccataattttttatactattgttttcaaaatagcAAAAAGCTTtccttaaaataatataaaaagaagttccgTTTACAATGGTAAATCATTACATTAATCTCCTCTTCTTCATTTTTCGttcaaaaatttgaataaaacaatataGAGCGGGCTGAGTTGTCTTGCAcgcataattaattttttaatggcaAGATATCGTGATTAAGATTTAAAGACACATTAAACAAATGAGATTA encodes the following:
- the LOC114370153 gene encoding protein TRANSPORT INHIBITOR RESPONSE 1-like; this translates as MRPRVNYSFPEEVLEHVFSFIECDKDRGSISLVCKSWYEIERWCRRRVFVGNCYAVSPATVVNRFPKVRSIAIKGKPHFADFNLVPEGWGAYVGPWIKAMAAAYPWLQEIRLKRMVISDECLELIAKSFKNFQVLVLTSCEGFTTDGLAAIAANCRNLRELELRESEVDDICGHWLSHFPDSYTSLVSLNISCLGNEVNLSALERLVSRCPNLQTLRLNRAVPLDRLANLLRGAPQLVELGTGTYTTEMRPEVFTNLAEAFSGCKQLKGLSGFWDVLPSYLPAVYPICSNLTSLNLSYATIQSPDLIKLVGQCESLQRLWVLDYIEDAGLEVIAASCKDLRELRVFPSDPFGLEPNVALTEQGLVSVSEGCTKLQSVLYFCRQMTNSALDTIARNRPNMTRFRLCIIEPQAPDHLTHQPLDAGFGAIVEHCKDLQRLSLSGLLTDRVFEYIGTYGKKLEMLSVAFAGDSDLGLHHVLSGCDNLRKLEIRDCPFGDKALLANAAKLETMRSLWMSSCLVSYGACKLLGQKLPRLNVEVIDERGPPDSRPESSPVEKLYMYRTVSGPRLDMPGYVWRMQDDSALRIS